The genome window GGCGTGCGGCCGACGGTCGCGCCCGCGTCGCACTTCGACGCCTACGTCTGGATCAAGCCGCCGGGTGAGTCCGACGGCGCGAGCTCGCAGATCCCGAACGACGAAGGCAAGGGCTTCGACCGGATGTGCGACCCGACCTACCACGGCAGCGACCAGGCGAACGGCGGCAACCTGACGGGTGCCCTGCCGAACTCGCCGCTGTCCGGCAAGTGGTTCCAGGCCCAGTTCGAGGAACTGGTCCAGAACGCCTACCCGCCGGTGCAGTAACGATTTCCGGGCCGGGCGGTGCCGCGCAGCCGCCGCCCGGCCCGGTCTCCACTCACAGGTTTTTGCGGAAACTCAGCCGGTCCAGGCCCGGCCCGTCGTAGTCGGGCTGGACCGGCAGACCTTCGAACTCTGTCGGCCCTGGTTCGGTGACGAACCCCATCCGGGTGTGGAACGCGTGCGAACCCTTGTTCACCGGCGACGTGATCGCCCGGACCACCGAGCGCCCGTGCTCGCGGCTGTAGGCGAAGAAGCGCTCGTACAGCGCCGCCCCCAGGCCGCGCCCGCGCTCGGCGGGATCGACCCCGACGAAGTGGATGTAGCTCTCGGCCGGCCGCGACGGCGAGAGGAACCCGATCAGGAACGCGACGATCCCCTCGTCGCCGGTCACGAGGAAGCTGCTGCCGGTGAAGTGCTGGAACATGAGCTTCGGCAGGAGCAGGGCCCGTTGACGGGAGCCTTCGTCACCACCGAGCCCACCCCACCACCGATCGAGGACGGCGAGCACGGGCAGGTGG of Amycolatopsis solani contains these proteins:
- a CDS encoding GNAT family N-acetyltransferase, which produces MSDLDPILGHRVRRPGPDDHLPVLAVLDRWWGGLGGDEGSRQRALLLPKLMFQHFTGSSFLVTGDEGIVAFLIGFLSPSRPAESYIHFVGVDPAERGRGLGAALYERFFAYSREHGRSVVRAITSPVNKGSHAFHTRMGFVTEPGPTEFEGLPVQPDYDGPGLDRLSFRKNL